The Cynocephalus volans isolate mCynVol1 chromosome 5, mCynVol1.pri, whole genome shotgun sequence genomic sequence GGAAATGTAATTACAGGAAAGACAATAAAACTTAGGAATTTGGGAAAAACAATGTCAGTGAGCTTATACACTTCTCCTGGATATGAAACCATATCCCCACCTCCTCAGTACGAAACCTGGCATTTAACATGTTATTGTTTTATTGCAAGTCAAGGAGGGTCATGCAggtgtttgtcttttttaattcatttcttttttcttttagcctttGAAATTGAGGAGGCTTTTCAGAATGAGTCGTCCAGTTAAGTATTTCTTCTGAGTGCTCAGTTTTGGACCATTCTGGCTCATGTTCtgcattttcccttttctctgcagaaTTCTATTCGACACAACCTGTCATTGCACAGTCGATTCATGCGGGTCCAGAATGAGGGGACTGGCAAGAGCTCTTGGTGGATCATCAACCCTGATGGGGGGAAGAGTGGGAAGGCACCCCGACGACGGGCTGTCTCCATGGACAACAGCAACAAGTATACCAAGAGCCGGGGCCGTGCAACCAAGAAGAAGGCAGCCTTGCAGACAGCCCCAGAGTCAGCTGATGACAGTCCTTCCCAGCTGTCAAAGTGGCCTGGCAGCCCCACGTCACGCAGCAGTGATGAGCTGGATGCGTGGACGGACTTTCGTTCGCGTACAAATTCCAATGCCAGCACAGTCAGTGGCCGCCTGTCACCCATCCTGGCAAGCACAGAGTTGGATGATGTCCAGGACGACGATGCACCGCTCTCCCCCATGCTCTACAGCAGCTCAGCCAGCCTATCGCCCTCAGTCAGCAAGCCGTGCACCGTGGAGCTGCCACGGCTGACCGACATGGCAGGCACCATGAATCTGAATGATGGACTGGCTGACAACCTCATGGACGACTTGCTGGATAATATCACTCTCCCATCGTCCCAGCCTTCGCCCACTGGGGGGCTCATGCAGCGGAGCTCTAGCTTCCCGTACACCACCAAGGGCTCTGGCCTGGGCTCTCCAACCAGCTCCTTTAACAGCACGGTGTTTGGACCCTCATCTCTGAACTCCTTGCGCCAGTCTCCCATGCAGACTATCCAAGAGAATAAGCCAGCCACCTTCTCTTCCATGTCACACTATGGCAACCAGACACTCCAGGACCTGCTTACTTCGGACTCGCTCAGCCACAGCGATGTCATGATGACCCAGTCGGACCCCTTGATGTCTCAGGCCAGCACTGCTGTGTCTGCCCAGAACTCCCGCCGGAACGTGATGCTTCGCAGTGACCCAATGATGTCCTTTGCTGCCCAGCCTAATCAGGGGAGTTTGGTCAATCA encodes the following:
- the FOXO3 gene encoding forkhead box protein O3 isoform X2; this translates as MRVQNEGTGKSSWWIINPDGGKSGKAPRRRAVSMDNSNKYTKSRGRATKKKAALQTAPESADDSPSQLSKWPGSPTSRSSDELDAWTDFRSRTNSNASTVSGRLSPILASTELDDVQDDDAPLSPMLYSSSASLSPSVSKPCTVELPRLTDMAGTMNLNDGLADNLMDDLLDNITLPSSQPSPTGGLMQRSSSFPYTTKGSGLGSPTSSFNSTVFGPSSLNSLRQSPMQTIQENKPATFSSMSHYGNQTLQDLLTSDSLSHSDVMMTQSDPLMSQASTAVSAQNSRRNVMLRSDPMMSFAAQPNQGSLVNQNLLHHQHQTQGALGGSRALSNSVSNMGLSDSSSLGSAKHQQQSPVSQSMQTLSDSLSGSSLYSTSANLPVMGHEKFPSDLDLDMFNGSLECDMESIIRSELMDADGLDFNFDSLISTQNVVGLNVGNFTGAKQASSQSWVPG